The genomic interval ACACATCCTCACTAAAAGATGATAGCCTTGCGGAGCGTAGCGACAATACAAGGCGTAAATAGGGGGTAAGGGGGCGGGCTGCAGTGCGTAAGCACAAAGCCGTACAAACGCCCCGGTTCCTAATATATAGAAATTGAGCAAATAACGGAAATTTTTTGCTTGTTAAAAGGTTTTCTATAAAGAAATTTTTCTTAAATTTTTAAGAGGTTTTAAAGCCCCAAAATAGGGAGTTTTAGAGACCAAAAAAGAAGTTTTTGTAAGTGAAAAAGAAGTTTTTGTAAGTGAAAATAGACCAAAAAAGAAGTTTTTGTAAGTGAAAAAGAAGTTGTAATAATAAAACTTCTTTTTATGGTATACTTTTGAAAAAGAAGTTTTTGTAAGTGAGAAAATATGACTAAAGAAATAACAAAAAATCTATCAAATAGATCAGTTGTGGTTCAATCAAATTCAATGATAAACAGCAAATACGAGCTTACGGAAACTCAACAGAAACTAATTCTTTTAGCCATAGCGCAAATTAAAACAGCTGATGAGAAATTCTTTCGCTATTCTTGTACTGTTTCAGAGCTCGAGCAAAAACTAGGAGTTAAACTTAACGAAACAAGATTAAAGGATCTAGCGAAAGACATATTAAAAAAGCCTCTAGAGATTAAAGAACAAAACAAATGGATAGGCTGCAATTGGTTTTCAGCTTTTATTTATCATATAGATCAAGGAAGGTTTGAATTCGAAATTAGCCCTACTCTTACACCATATTTGTTACAATTAAAAAAAGAATTTACAACCTACAACATAGAACAGGCAATAAAATTTAGCGGTAAATATACTACAAGATTTTATCAGTTTATGATACAAGCTCAACATCAAAGAGATAAAAAACGAGTATTTGTATTAGAAGAGCTTTATGAATTACTACAATTGCCAAAAACCTTGAGGAACTTTGCCAAATTCCGTCAATATGTTATTGAGCCTAGCATAGAAGAAATTAATAAAAAAAGCGACATTCAAGTAGATTATGAAGTAACAAAAAAGATACGAAAAAAAGCAATAGAAATCACTCTAAGGTTTGATTTTAAGGAACGCCTAGTAGCTCAAACGGCTCAAGCTATAGAAGCTAAAGAGCTAAACAAATATAAAGGCAAAGAATTCTCATACTTCGGAGCGTTGTTTAAAATCGAATACCTACAAATCAACGAAGAAAAGAACCGAATAGAAGCTATATTTATTGACCCTAGAGATGATCAAAAAGCAAGAGCAGATTTTGACAGCTTAGAGCATTTAGATAGAGCCATAAGAGAAGCCAAAGAGCTTAAAGCGGAGATGAAATCAAACCCTGAAAAATATAAGAAAAAAGATAGAGATGTGAGCGGATTATTTTAAAATCTACTATTTTTCAATATTCAGTAAAACTTATAAGACAAGACAAACAAAAATATAAAATTAGTAATATTTAAAATTCAAATTCATGTAAGCTAATTCATATTAAATTTTAAGTGAAAAGTTGTTATAATTCCCCTGTAATTCGGATTTAACGGCTACTTAACACATTCAATATATTCTAAGTCCTATTTTATGGGGCTAGAGCAAATTTTATCAAAATCGTAATATCTTTACAGGTATTTTTAGATATAAATCTATCTCATATAAAGGGATAATTATGTCTAAAATTTGGTTTTAGGTTAAGGCGTGCAGTCTTTAATTTTCGAATTACAAATAATTGAAGTATTAAGAACCCCCTTTGTCCGAATTACACTAAACAAAAGGAGTTGTTAAATGAACAAAACAATTATAGCATTTTTAGTTGCACTAGCAGTGATCTTAACAGGCTGCAGTGCTTTATTTAGTGTTGGACACGGAAATACTAGCACCATAAATCAAACAAATAATAAAAAATAAAAAGGATAAAAAATGGATAATGATAAACAAGAACTATATTCAACCATGATAAGAGACTTATTGGGAATTAGCATACCTTCTGAAAAAATAAACGAGAAAGTTGAAATAGAACTTCATGGCTTTATTGATAAAGTCTCAAGATGTTCAGAAATAACAAGTAAATCTTTTGAATATTTAGTAAGCATACTTCCCGTATTATTCGCAAGCACTAGTCTCTTGTTAGACGCTCATGATGTTTTAGAAGCAGTAGCTGAATTTGAAGGAGAACTACAGGGGGCTAAAAAAGGATTTATAGGATGCTATTTTGCCATTAAAAATCAATACGCACAAAGAATAGAAGGTGCAGTTGCTGGCATAGAAGTATTTAAATAAACAAAGTTTAGTGTGCTAAAATAGCACACTAAAAAAGATTCTTTTTCATTTCGTCACAGTCTTTTTTCGTTATTTTACAAAGCTTATCTAGGTATTGTATAGTAGTATCTTTATATTTGTTTTTTAGCTCTATAACAATTTCTGATCTATATTTTAACAAATATACTGTTGCAACTGCTCCGCATGCTTCTATGGCACTTTCAAGATTTTCAGGATTAATCTCGGAATCGCAAGCTTTTTTTGCATATTTTAAAAAATCCAGTTTATCTTCATTAGAAAGATTAACGAGATAAAGATTGTAGCAACTTTTGGCTTCGCCAGCATTACATCTTTTTTTTATCTCGCCGAAAGTATTATCAAAACATTCGCATGCTACTTGATCTTTTTTGTTTTTACATTCTTCGTGAAAGTAAAACATTCTATTTTGTATAATATCCTGTTTGTCTACATATAATTCTGGAGAATGCTTTTTGCAATTGTCTGCGAGTAAACTTAATGGCAATAACAAACATAAAACCATAAACGATTTAATTGTATTTTTCAAACCTAATCCCTTGTTTTGTAATAATTTTTAAAACTTGAATAATTTTAACAATTTATATCTTAATAATCAAAATTATAAGCTTTTATATACATATTTGACAGTTGCAATAACATATAAACATTTATGTTAAGAATTTAAGAAATCAATCAAATCTTATATTTTTAGAGCTTTTCTTAAACCAAATCACCCGCTTTAAGCTTCCCAACCTTAAACCGGCAAAACTCCAAATTCATAAACTACCTTAAAATCGAACTTTTGCTTAATATGCAATGAAAAGTAGAATTTTCAATACAAAATATATCTATATACTAATACACATTATATAATTTAACATTTTATTAAGTGTGTATATATTATTATAATAATATAAAAAACAAAGGTTATTTATGAGTAATAAAATTCATAAGATAATAGACAAGATGCGAAGATCTCCTTCAAGTATCAGTTTTAATGAGGTGCAGGATATATTAGTTTATTTAGGTTACGAACTTAGCAATAACGCAAAAGGTTCTCACATGATCTTTAGAAAACCAGGCTATGATCATGTAAACATTCCATTTGCTAAACCCATAAAGAAACATTATATCAAGAAAGTTTTAGAACTATACGAAGAAGAGTCTATAGATTAGCGTCAGAATAAAGATGGTCTAAGACTATCTTTTTATAAGAGCTCATAGAGCTTTTATAAAAAGACAACCTTAGAGGAACCTAGGAGATAATAATGACACCACAAGCAAAAAATAAAGAATACTACTTGAATTTAAACTATAGCATGATAATCAACAAAGAAGATGATGAATTTGTAGCTTACTACAAAGAATATCCTAAAATTACAGGATGCGGGGATAATGAAATAGAAGCTATTGAGGATCTAAAAGAAGCTTTTTCTTGTTTGCTTGATGTATTAATAGCAGAAGGAGAAGAGATTAAGGAGCCGGCACCGGTTGAAAAGAAAGTAAGAGTTAATGTAATCCTTCCGGAAAAGCTACTAAAATCTATTAGCGAGTTAACAAACAACAGATCAGTCTTTTTAAGTAAGGCTGCGAAGTATGCTATAGAAAACAAGATAGCTTTATAATAAAACTCCGTAATAGACGCACTTTTAGGACAAAAAACATACTCACTAAAATGCGGAACTATTGCTAAAATCACTCCTCAAAATGCGGAAAAAACTATAGTCCGTTAGGTTTTTGATGAGTAGTTAAACTGCTTACTCCTTAAAAACCTAACGAAATAAAAAACTGCTCCTTAAAAACCTAACGGAGCAAGAAAACACTCCTAAATAAAATGACTTGATATGTTAATAACATATATATGATATAATATGTTTTTAACATATATAACATATCAAAAGGCAAAATATGACTTTAGCAGTTTTGCAATTAAAAGGCGGCGTAGGCAAAACTCCACTTAGCTTTAGTATCGCAAAAGATCTCAATCTAAAATGGCAAAGCAATGATGATTCAGTAGTGCCACAATTTTATCCAAAAGGTAAGATATTAGATAGATGTGTTTTTGAAGAAGACACAGTGTATGACTTTGGTGGTTTTGCTTCGGCTGGAGTGCTTGAAATTTTAAAACAATGTGATTTTATTATAGTTCCAATTACTCCTAATCCAAACTCAATAAAAAGAGCAGCAAACACCTTATCTCAAATTAAA from Campylobacter sp. CCUG 57310 carries:
- a CDS encoding type II toxin-antitoxin system HicB family antitoxin — protein: MTPQAKNKEYYLNLNYSMIINKEDDEFVAYYKEYPKITGCGDNEIEAIEDLKEAFSCLLDVLIAEGEEIKEPAPVEKKVRVNVILPEKLLKSISELTNNRSVFLSKAAKYAIENKIAL
- a CDS encoding replication initiation protein, giving the protein MTKEITKNLSNRSVVVQSNSMINSKYELTETQQKLILLAIAQIKTADEKFFRYSCTVSELEQKLGVKLNETRLKDLAKDILKKPLEIKEQNKWIGCNWFSAFIYHIDQGRFEFEISPTLTPYLLQLKKEFTTYNIEQAIKFSGKYTTRFYQFMIQAQHQRDKKRVFVLEELYELLQLPKTLRNFAKFRQYVIEPSIEEINKKSDIQVDYEVTKKIRKKAIEITLRFDFKERLVAQTAQAIEAKELNKYKGKEFSYFGALFKIEYLQINEEKNRIEAIFIDPRDDQKARADFDSLEHLDRAIREAKELKAEMKSNPEKYKKKDRDVSGLF
- a CDS encoding type II toxin-antitoxin system HicA family toxin, whose translation is MSNKIHKIIDKMRRSPSSISFNEVQDILVYLGYELSNNAKGSHMIFRKPGYDHVNIPFAKPIKKHYIKKVLELYEEESID